GGGCACCGCGTGCCGCGAAGGACTGCTCGCGCCAGGTGAGGCTCCTCGCGTCCACCACCGCGCCCGCGCGAGCGAGCTGGAAGGGGGCCTCGCGTCCCGGGGCGCGCAGGAAGTAGCCCCGGCCGGGGGGCAGCCCCAGCACGAGCGAGCGCTCGCGCTCCTTGTTCAGCTCCGCCACGCGGATGCCCCGCGCGTCCTCCACCCACACCCGGCCCTCCAGTCCTGGCGCCAGGAGGAGGAAGCCCAGGCCCGTGCGGTGGCTCAGGTCCACCAGCGGCGCGGCCCGGTCGAGCGCGGGCGGTTGGATGGACACCTCCAGCCGGCCGCGCACGTCGTCCACGCCCTGGTTGGCCGCGGCGATGAAGGCCTGCAACTCCGAGTACTCCACCCGTCCGTCCGCGTTGACGTCCGCGGCGCCCGCGAGCGCCGACAACACCTGGTGGCTGAAGACGCCCGAGCGGATGGCGCTCCACTCGTGGCTCTCCTGCTCGCGCGAGGTGGACAGCACGGCGCCCACATGCGGGTAGCGCGCCAGCTCGCGCGTGGCCAGCCGCTCGCGCACCGCTTCCATGCGGGCGGGGGCCATGGGCAGGGCGCCGCGCGAGTGGACGAAGAAGTACGAGTCACACGCGTCCACGATGAGGTGGACGAGCGACGCCTGGCTCGGCGCGAGCACCTGGTTGTAGAGGTCCGTGCGGGTGAAGGCCCCATCCAGCAGGCTCACCGCGCCCTCGCCGGCGGCGCCCCGCTGACCGTGGCCCGTGAAGATGAAGTAGAGCACCGGGATGTCGCCCCGCGCCTTGTCCTCGGCCATGAGGGCATTGAGCCGTCCGAGGGCCTGCTGGAGCGAGGCGCGGGTGGGCGGTGCCGTGCGGGCGGCGAGTCCCGGGCGCAACGCCTGGGTCTCGGCGTCCAGGACGCTCAGCAGCACCGTCTCCTTCGCGCGCGGGGAGAGCAGCTCGTAGTAGCGCGCCCCGTCGTCGTCGGCGTAGCGCAGCGGGGCCTGTCGGGGCTCGGTCCCGATGTTGTTGGCGAGGATGAGCGCGTAGATGACGCGCTCGGGCGCGGCACTCGCGGCGGTTCCCACCAGAAGCGTCGCCCACCCCATCACCAGAGCGCATCGGAGCAATCGCATGCGCCGGGAGTGTCCCTGGGAGGTAGGGGGCGGGGCAAGGGACCTCGTGTCATGGAGACAAACCGATGTGAGCTGGCGAGCGGGCAGGCGTTTTTCTCGCGGGGGGAAGGATCCAATCCGGGTGTCCACGCGCAACAGGAAGCGAGTGACAGGGGTGACGTGGGAGGCCGGGCACGGTAAGTCGCCGAGGGATGGAGTGGGACACACGGACGTTGCAGGCCTTTCGGGACGGGGATCCGGAGACGATGGGACGGGTGTACCGGGCCCACGCGGAGGCGTTGGCGCGAGTGCTGCGGGGGATGGTCTGGCGGACGCGAGGCCAGGGTGGGGCCTGGGAGGTGGAGAACACGGTGCTGGAGACCTTCGCCCGGGCCTTCGAGCCGAGGACGCGCGGGGCCTATGACGGGGTGCGCCCCTATGGGCACTTCCTCGTGGGGATCGCGCGCAACGTGCTGCTGGAGCAGTCGCGGCGGCGCGAGGTGGCGGTGGGGTTGGAGCCCTTCGAGCAGGTGGGCGAGGTGCCGGAGGAGGACGAGGGGACGGCGCGGGCCTGGGAGGACCGGGAGGTGGAGGAACTGCTCGCGCGCTTCAAGACGGAGCTGTCGGCGGAGGAGCGCCAGCTCTTCGAGCTGCGCTTCGGCGAGGAGGGGGTTGCCCAGGAGGGCGCGGCCGAGCGTCTGGGCCTGACGCG
Above is a window of Cystobacter fuscus DNA encoding:
- a CDS encoding RNA polymerase sigma factor; translated protein: MQAFRDGDPETMGRVYRAHAEALARVLRGMVWRTRGQGGAWEVENTVLETFARAFEPRTRGAYDGVRPYGHFLVGIARNVLLEQSRRREVAVGLEPFEQVGEVPEEDEGTARAWEDREVEELLARFKTELSAEERQLFELRFGEEGVAQEGAAERLGLTRIQVRRRELGLKTRLLEFLQARGYLEGLEVKGWSFLKRRDQ
- a CDS encoding caspase family protein, whose translation is MRLLRCALVMGWATLLVGTAASAAPERVIYALILANNIGTEPRQAPLRYADDDGARYYELLSPRAKETVLLSVLDAETQALRPGLAARTAPPTRASLQQALGRLNALMAEDKARGDIPVLYFIFTGHGQRGAAGEGAVSLLDGAFTRTDLYNQVLAPSQASLVHLIVDACDSYFFVHSRGALPMAPARMEAVRERLATRELARYPHVGAVLSTSREQESHEWSAIRSGVFSHQVLSALAGAADVNADGRVEYSELQAFIAAANQGVDDVRGRLEVSIQPPALDRAAPLVDLSHRTGLGFLLLAPGLEGRVWVEDARGIRVAELNKERERSLVLGLPPGRGYFLRAPGREAPFQLARAGAVVDARSLTWREQSFAARGALEDTFRDKLFSVPFGPHFYEGYMASLGESPVAPEQQADLTP